Genomic window (Streptomyces sp. SLBN-31):
CAGTACGGCGTTGGGGATGTTCTTGCGTCCCACCTCCTCCAGCGCCGAGGCCACGAACTTGGCGGGGATCGCGAAGACCGCCACATCCACCTCACCGGGAACGTCCGTGACACTCTTGTACGCCTTGCGGCCCAGAATGTCATCGGCCTTGGGGTTCACCGGATGGATCTCCCCGGAGAAACCACCGTCGATGAGGTTGCGCATGACCGAATTACCGATCTTGCCCTGCTCGTTGGACGCGCCGATCACGGCGACCGACGCGGGCTGCATCAACCGCCGCATGGAGGTGAGGATCTCCTCACGCGTGTACTTCCTGCGTGGCGGCGGCTGCTTCTCGGCGAGGATGACGCGGATGTCGGCGGCGACCGCACCCTCCGGTGTGGCGATCACCGGGTTGAGGTCGATCTCGGCGATCTCCGGGAAGTCCGCGGCGAGTTGGGACACCCGCCGGATCTGCTCGGCGATCGCCCACCGGTCCACGGCCGGCGCACCGCGCACCCCGTGCAGGATCTCCGCCGACCGGATCGAGTCCAGCATCGACAGCGACTCGTCCGCGCTCACCGGCGCCAGCCGGAACGTCACGTCCTTGAGCACCTCGACGAGCACCCCGCCGAGCCCGAACGCGACGACCTTGCCGAACGTCGGGTCCGTCACCGCGCCGACGATGACCTCCTGCCCCTGCGGCAGCAACTCCTGGACCTGCACGCCCTCGATGCGCGCGTCCGCGTCGTACGCGCGCGCGTTCTCGACGATCCTGCAGAACGCGGCCCGCACGTCCGTGGCGCCCTCGACACCGACGATCACACCGCCGGCGTCGGTCTTGTGCAGGATGTCCGGCGACACGATCTTCATCACGACCGGCCCGCCGAAGCGCGCCGCGCAGGCGACGGCCTCGTCGACGTCCCGCGCCAACTCCTCGCCGGGTACGGCGATCCCGTACGCGTCGGCGATCACCTTGCCCTCGGGCGCGGTCAGCGCGGTCCGCCCCTCGGCCCGCACAGCGTCGAGGAGCGAGCGCACCCGCAGCTCCCGGTCTTCCGCCATCACGTCAGATCACTCCGTTCGACTTGAGCAGGCGCAGCTCCTCGTCGCCGAGGCCGAGCTCGCCGACGTAGACCTCTTCGTTGTGCTCGCCGAGCAGCGGTGAACTGCTCACCTCGACGGGGGAGTCGGAGAGCTTCAGCGGGCTGCCGACGGTCGTGAACTCGCCGCGCTCGGGGTGCGGGACGGTGACGACCATCTCGTTGGCGACCAGCGACTCGTCCTCGATGATCTCCTTCGTCGACAGGATCGGCCCGCACGGGATGTTGTGCGCGTTGAGCCGCTCCAGCACCTCCCACTTGGGCAGCGTCGAGGACCACTCCTCGATCAGCTGGAACATCTTGTTGAGCTTGGGAAGCCGGGCCTCCGGCGTGGCCCACTCGGGGTCCTCCGCCAGCTCGGGCCGGCCGATCAGCTCACTGACCGGCTTCCAGCCGACGGGCTGCACGATGACGTACACGTAGTCGTTCGGGCCGCCCGGCGCGCACTTGACCGCCCAGCCCGGCTGCCCGCCGCCGGACGCGTTTCCCGAGCGGGGAACCTCGGTGCCGAAGTCGTCGTTGGGATATTCGGCGAGCGGGCCGTGGGCCAGGCGCTGCTGATCGCGCAGCTTCACCCGGCAGAGGTTGAGCACCGCGTGCTGCATGGCCACGTTCACCCGCTGACCGCGCCCGGTGTGCTCGCGCTGGAACAGCGCGGCGAGTATCCCCGCCACGGCGTGGACGCCCGTGCCCGAGTCCCCGATCTGGGCCCCCGTCGCCAGCGGCGGCCCGTCCTCGAAACCGGTGGTCGACATCGACCCGCCCATGGCCTGCGCGACGACCTCGTACGCCTTGAACTTGGTGTACGGGCCGTCCCCGAACCCCTTGATGGAGGCGTACACGATCCGCGGATTGATCTCCTGGATGCGGTCCCAGGTGAAGCCCATCCGGTCGACCGCGCCCGGACCGAAGTTCTCGACCATGACGTCCGAGCGCCGGATCAGCTCGGTGAGGATCTCCTTGCCGCGCTCGGTCTTGGTGTTGAGGGTGATGCTGCGCTTGTTGCAGTTGAGCATCGTGAAGTAGAGGGAGTCGACGTCCGGCAGGTCGCGCAGCTGCTTGCGCGTGATGTCGCCGGTCGGAGCCTCCAGCTTGACGACGTCCGCGCCGAGCCAGGCCAGCAGCTGGGTCGCGGAGGGCCCGGACTGGACGTGCGTCATGTCGAGGACACGGATGCCCTCAAGTGCTGTGCGGGTCACGGGCGTTCACCTCACTTGTACATCGTCTGGTTCATGGTTCCGGGGGCGTACGCGTCCGGGTCGACCCAGACGTTGATCAGTGACGGCTTGCCCGACTCGCGGGCGCGGCGCAGGGCGGGGCCGATGTCGGCGGGGTCACGGACCTCCTCGCCGTAACCGCCCAGCATCTGCGCGAACTTGTCGTAGTGGACGTCGCCGAGGGTGTTGCCGACCCGCTCGCGCTCCTCGCCGTACTTGGCCTTCTGGCCGTAACGGATCTGGTTCATCGAGGAGTTGTTGCCGACGATCCCGACGAAGGGCAGGTCGTAACGGACGAGGGTTTCGAAGTCCCAGCCGGTGAGGGAGAAGGCGCCGTCGCCGAAGAGGGCGACGACCTCCTTGTCGGGCCGCGCCTGCTTGGCCGCGAGCACGAAGGGCACGCCGACGCCGAGGGTGCCGAGCGGGCCCGGGTCCATCCAGTGGCCGGGGGACTTGGGCTGGACCACCTGCCCGGAGAAGGTGACGATGTCGCCGCCGTCGCCGATGTAGACGGAGTCCTCGGTGAGGAAGTCGTTGATCTCGCTGACCAGGCGGTACGGGTGGATCGGCGAGGCGTCCGACTTCAGGCTCGGCAGCCGCTTCTCGAGCGCGGTCTGCTCGGCGGCGCGCAGCTCGTCCAGCCACTCCTTGCGCTTGGCCGCGCCCCCGTTGAGGCGTCCCGAGGCCGCTTCGGTCACCGACTTCAGCACCAGCCCGGCGTCGCCGACGATCCCGAGGTCGATGTCGCGGTTCTTGCCGACGGTGCGGTAGTCGAGGTCGATCTGGACGACCGTCGCGTCCGGGGACAGCCGCTTGCCGTAGCCCATGCGGAAGTCGAAGGGCGTGCCGACGATCACGATGACGTCGGCGCCCGAGAAGGCGTACCGGCGCGAGAGCTGGAAGTGGTGAGGGTCGCCGGGCGGCAGGGTGCCGCGGCCCGCGCCGTTCATGTACGCCGGGATGTTGAGGGTCCGTACCAGCTCGATGGCGGCCTCAGTGCCGCGGGTCGTCCACACCTGGCTGCCCAGCAGGATGGCCGGCTTCTCGGCGTGCACGAGCAGGTCGGCGAGCTTCTCGATCGCCTCGGGGTCGCCGGCCGAGCGGGTCGAGGCACGGTAGGCACCGGCCCTCGGCACCCGCGCCCTGCTCACCGGCACCTTGGCGTCCAGCACGTCGCGCGGGATCTCCAGGAAGGAGGGGCCGGGCGCGCCGTGGTAGCACTCGCGGAACGCCATGGACACCATGTCGGCGGCGCGCGCCGTGTCCGGCACGGCCGCCGCGAACTTGGTGATCGGCGTCATCATGTCGACGTGCGGCAGGTCCTGCAGGGACCCCATCTTGTGCTGGGTGAGGGCTCCTTGTCCGCCGATCAGCAGCATCGGGGACTCCGCGCGGAAGGCGTTGGCGACACCGGTGACGGCGTCGGTCGTGCCCGGTCCTGCGGTGACGACCGCGCAGCCCGGCCTGCCGGTGATGCGGGCGTAGCCGTCGGCGGCGTGGGCGGCGACCTGTTCGTGTCGTACGTCGACGACCTCGATGCCCTCGTCGACGCAGCCGTCGTAGATGTCGATGATGTGGCCGCCGCACAACGTGTAGATGCGGTCGACCCCTTCGGCCTTCAGAGCCTTGGCGACGAGGTGACCGCCGGAAATCACGTCCTGGGTGTCGTCGGGCATGGCGAAGTCCTGTCCCTTCGTAGGGGGTGGGAACGCTCTCGCAGTACATTGCATACAGTCGACGAATACTGTATGAACCTTGTTATCCCGCATCCGGTGGGTGGTGTCCAGGGGGCGTGCGGCACTTTCCAGTCATCGGAGTTCGGCCTCGCGATGACTTCGCAGACAGGAGCCGAGATGGACCTGTACGAACACCAGGCAAGGGAACTCTTCGAAGAACACGGCATCTTGGTACCGAGGGCCCAGGTGACGGACTCGCCCAAGAAGGCCCGTGAGATCGCCCGCGCACTCGGCGGGCGCGTAGTGGTGAAGGCTCAGGTCAAGACGGGCGGGCGGGGCAAGGCCGGCGGCGTGAAGCTCGCCGCGGACCCGGCCGCCGCCGAACTCACGGCACGTCAGATCCTCGGCATGGACATCAAGGGCCACACGGTCGGCACGGTCATGCTGGCCCAACGCGTCGACATCGAGGAGGAGTTCTACGTCTCCTACGTCCTCGACCGGGCCGCGGGCACCTTCCTCGCGATCGCGTCCGCCGAGGGCGGCATGGAGATCGAGGAGGTCGCCGCGAGCAGGCCCGAGGCCGTCGCCCGCATACCCGTCGACCCGGCCGAGGGCGTGACTTCGGCGAAGGCGGCCGAGATCGCCGAAGCCGCGGGACTGCCGGCGCAGACGGTCGACGTCCTCGTACGCCTGTGGGAGGTCCTCGTCCGCGAGGACGCGCTGCTCGTCGAGGTGAACCCGCTCGTGCGCACGAAGGGAGGCCGGATCCTCGCACTCGACGGCAAGGTCACCCTCGACGACAACGCCCGCTTCCGGCAGTCGCGTTGGGGCGCCGACGACGTCGAGCACGGCGACGCGCTGGAGGCGGCGGCCGCCGCGAAGGGCCTCAACTACGTGAAGCTGGACGGCGAGGTCGGCATCATCGGCAACGGCGCGGGACTGGTCATGTCGACCCTGGACGTCGTCGCCGGCTGCGGCGCCCGGCCCGCCAACTTCCTCGACATCGGCGGCGGGGCCTCCGCCCGGATCATGGCCGAAGGGTTGTCCGTCATCCTCTCCGACCCCGACGTGAAGTCGGTGTTCGTCAACGTCTTCGGCGGAATCACCGCCTGTGACGCGGTCGCCGACGGCATCGTGCAGGCGCTCGACACCGTGCGATTGACCAAGCCGCTGGTGGTCCGTCTCGACGGCAACAACGCGGCCCGCGGCCGCGCCATCCTCGACGAGCGCGCCCACCCGCTGGTCCAGCAGGCCACCACCATGGACGGCGCCGCCCGCCGTGCCGCCCGACTCGCCACCACAGCCTGAGGAGACGGACATGGCCATCTATCTCACCAAGGAGAGCAAGGTCCTCGTCCAGGGCATGACCGGCGGCGAGGGCATGAAGCACACCCGGCGCATGCTCGCCGCCGGTACGAACGTCGTCGGCGGCGTCAACCCCCGAAAGGCGGGCGCCACCGTCGACTTCGACGAGCGAACCGTCCCCGTCTTCGGCACGGTCGCCGAGGGCATCCACGCGACCGGCGCCGACGTCACCGTCGCCTTCGTCCCACCGGCCTTCGCGAAAGCGGCCGTTGTCGAGGCGGCCGACGCCGGCATCGGCCTCGCGGTCGTCATCACCGAGGGCATCCCGGTCCACGACTCCGTCGCCTTCACCACGTACGCCAAGGAGAAGGGCACCCGGATCATCGGCCCCAACTGCCCGGGCCTGATCACCCCCGGCCAGTCCAACGCGGGCATCATCCCCGCCGACATCACCAAGCCCGGCCGTATCGGCCTGGTGTCCAAGTCGGGGACCCTCACCTACCAACTCATGTACGAACTCCGCGACATCGGCTTCTCCACCTGTGTCGGCATCGGCGGCGACCCGGTGATGGGCACGACCCATATCGACTGCCTGGCAGCCTTCCAGGACGACCCCGACACCGAACTGATCGTTCTGATCGGCGAGATCGGCGGCGACGCGGAGGAACGCGCGGCCGCCTACGTCCGCGAACACGTCACCAAACCCGTCGTCGGCTACATCGCCGGATTCACCGCACCCGAGGGCAGGACCATGGGCCATGCGGGCGCCATCGTCTCGGGTTCCTCCGGCACCGCGCAGGCGAAGAAGGAGGCCCTGGAGGCGGCCGGGGTGCGTGTGGGCGGCACCCCGACCGAAACGGCGAAACTCGTGCTCGCGCGTCTGGAAGAGCAGCGGTCGGTCACTCATGGTTGACGTGAGCCATACATCTCCCCGCCCCCGACTGTGCACCGAGAGCGGAGCAACCGATGGCATCCACCCTCACCCCCAACACCTCCACCTCCACCCTCACCCTCAAATCAGGCACGTCCTGGGCAGACGCCTGGCAGCGCTGCCTGACCGTCGCCCCGGAGGCCTTCCGGGACGACCGCGTCCTCAACCTGTGGGCCGACACCTGGCAGGCCGACGGCCGGACCCTGCCCGCCACCAGCCCCGTCGACGGCAGTCCCATCGCCGGCCCGCCACGACTCGACGGCCGCACCGCGCACCAGGCGGTCCGCGCCTCCCTCGACCGGCATCGCGCCTGGCGGCACGTACCCCTGGACGAGCGCAGGGCCCGCGTCGCCGCCACCCTCGACGCCCTCACCGAACACCGCGAACTGCTCGCCCTGCTGCTCGTCTGGGAGATCGGCAAGCCCTGGCGGCTCGCGCAGGCGGACGTCGACCGGGCCATCGACGGCGTCCGCTGGTACGTCGACGGCATCGAGCCGATGCTCGCCGGCCGGGCCCCGCTGGACGGCCCGGTGTCCAACATCGCCAGCTGGAACTACCCGATGAGCGTCCTCGTCCACGCCCTGCTCGTGCAGGCGCTGGCGGGCAACACGGTGATCGCCAAGACCCCCAGCGACGGCGGCCTCGCCTGTCTCACCCTGGCCTGCGCGCTCGCCGCCCGCGAGGGAATCCCCGTCACCCTCGTCAGCGGCAGCGGTGGAGAGCTGTCCCAGGCGCTGGTGCGGGCGCCCGAGATCGGCTGCGTCTCCTTCGTCGGCGGCCGCGACACCGGCGCCGCCGTGGCCACCGCCGTCGCCGACCTCGGCAAACGGCACATCCTCGAACAGGAGGGACTCAACACCTGGGGCATCTGGAACCACTCCGACTGGGACGCGCTCGCGGCAGTCGTGCCCAAGCTCTTCGACTACGGCAAGCAGCGCTGCACGGCCTACCCGCGCTTCGTCGTCCAGCGGCAGCTGTTCGACGACTTCCTGGCGGCGTACCTGCCGGCGGTCCGCACACTGCGGGTGGGGCACCCGCTCGCCGTCGAACGCCCGGAGGCCCCCTTCCCCGCGCTCGACTTCGGGCCCGTGATCAACGCGGCCAAGGCCAAGGAGCTGCGCGACCAGGTCGCCGAGGCCATCGACCGCGGCGCCGTGCCGCTGCACCGCGGCCGCGAGAACGACGCCCGCTTCCTGCCCGGCCAGGACACATCGGCGTACGTCCAGCCCGTCACGCTCCTGAACCCGCCGCGGTCCTCGCCGCTGCACCACGCGGAACCGTTCGGCCCGGTCGACACCATCGTCCTGGTCGACACCGAGGCGGAACTGCTGGCCGCGATGAACGCCTCCAACGGCGCGCTCGTCGCCACGCTGTGCACGGACGACCGGGCCACCTTCGACCGGCTGGCCCCGCAGATCCGCGCGTTCAAGGTCGGCCACGGAACGGCCCGCTCCCGCGGCGACCGCGACGAGCTCTTCGGCGGCTTCGGGGCGTCCTGGCGCGGCGCGTTCGTCGGCGGCGAACTCCTCGTACGCGCCGTGACCCGGGGCCCGGCGCACGAACGGCTGCCCGGCAACTTCCCGGACTACCACCTCATGCCCTGACGCACACGGATACGCAGGTGAAACGCACTCCGAAAGCTTGGTATTGTTGTGTCTGTCGCCGCGGGGAACACCTCCTGTCCGGCGACAGACACCTCGTCCGGGTGGCGGAATGGCAGACGCGCTAGCTTGAGGTGCTAGTGCCCTTTATCGGGCGTGGGGGTTCAAGTCCCCCCTCGGACACCAGCTGAGGCCCCTGTTCATCAGGGGTCTTTCGCATTTCCGGAGACCACCGCGGCCGAGCGACGTCCCCTACGCCGCCCGCGGCTGCAGGAAACGCGCCAGCAGGTCGTCCAGGGTCACCATGCCGGTCAGCCGGCCCGTGTCGTCGCGGACCACGGCGAGCGAGGCTCGGTGCGCCCGCATGACGTCGATCGCGTCGGCGACCGTGGTGTCCGCACCCAGCTCCGGCACCGGCCGGGCCATGTCGCGCGCGCTCGCGCTGTGACCCCGGGCGCGGGCCACCAGCGCGTCCCGGGCGTGCACCGAGCCGAGGACGCGATCGCCCTCGCGGACCAGCAGCCGGGTACGGTCGCTGCCGGCCGCCGTGCGCAGCACCTCCTCGGCATCGGCCGCGCCGTCCACCGAGGTGATCCGCGAGGCCGGGACCTGGAGCTCTCCCACCGGGGTCTCGGGCTCGGTCAGCGAGCGGGTGATCAGCCCCGAGTCGGCCTCGCTGATCAGGCCGAGGCGCCGCGACTCCTCGACCAGATGGGTGAGCTGCTCCCGGCCGTGCACCGGGGCCGGCTCGCCGCGCGGGGTGACCCGGCACAGCCGTACCAGCGCGTTGCTGACCTTGTCGAGCAGCGAGATCAGCGGCCTTACGGCCGTCACCAGGGCCCTGAACGACGGCGCGAGCAGCATCGCCGAGCGTTCCGGATGCGCGATCGCCCAGGACTTGGGGGCCATCTCGCCCACGACCATGTGCAGGAACACCACGACGACCATGGCGACGGCGAACGCGATGCCGTAGCTGACCGCGCTCGGCAGGCCCAGCGCGTGCAGCAGTGGGTCCAGCGAGTGCGAGATCGCCGGCTTGGAGACCGACCCCAGGCCCAGGGTGCAGACCGTGATGCCGAGCTGGGCGCCGGCCAGCATCAGCGACAGCTCACGCATGCCGTCCAGGGCAGCCCGCGCGCCGCGCCGCTCCTCGGCGACCGCCTTCTCCACGCGATGCCGCTTGGCGGCGACCAGCGCGAACTCGGCGGCCACGAAGAAGCCACTGCCGATCAGCAGCACGACGGTGACGAAGAGCGCCATCGGGAAACTCAACGCTGCTCCTCCGTCCGCTCCGCCAGCCGCGCGATCCGCACGCGCTCGGGCACGTGCCGGTCCACGGCGCGTACGACGATCACCGCGCGCCCGCCGTCGGGCAGCGCGACCGTGATCCGGTCGCCGACTGCCGGGAAGCGGCCGAGACGGTCCACGACCAGGCCGGCCACCGTGTCGAAGTCGTCCTCTTCGGGCAGCCCGATGCCGGTGGCCTCGGCGACCTCGTCCAGGCGGCGCCCTGCGTCCACCAGCCAGCCGTCGGTTTCGGCGACGGCGAGGTGGATGACCGTGTCCGACTCGTCGGCGATGTCGCCGACCAGTTCCTCGGCGATGTCCTCGTAGGTGACCACGCCCGCCACGCCGCCGTGCTCGTCGAGTACGACCGCGAACTCGTCGTCACGCTCCCGCATCCGCTCGACCGCCTCGGGCAGCGGAAGGGTGTCGGGCAGCAGCAGCGGGCGCCGGGCGAGCTCGCCGGCCGTCGTGGCGGCCAACCGGTCCGCGGGCAGCCGCATCAGCTCGCGCACGCCCAGCACTCCGCCGACGTCGTCGGGGTGCTCGCCGAGCACCGGATGGTGGGAGTGGCCGTACTTGCCGATGAGGTCGACGGCCTCGGACGCGCTCGCGTCCGCGCGGACGAACACGGTGTCGGCGCGCGGCACCATCACCTCGTCCAGCGTGCGCTCGGAGAACCCCAGCGCGTGGTCCAGCAGCTCGGCGGTGCCCTTGGACAGCCGCCCCTGCTCGTGCGACTCGCCGATGAGATGGCCGAGCTCCTCCAGGGTGGCACCGTGGTGCAGCTCCTCGACCGGCTCGATGCCGGTCTCGCGCAGCAGCCGGTTCGCCGCGCCGTCGAAGATCCGTACCACCGGCCCGACGACCTTGAGATACGCCAGCGTCGAGGCGGCCAGCGACTTGGCCAGCCGCTCGGGCACCGCGATGGCGAGATTCTTCGGGGCCAGCTCGCCCAGCACCATCTGCACCACCGTGGCGCCGACGAAGGAGAGCACCACGGACAGGCCGGTGACGGCCGCGCCCGGGACGCCGACGCCGGACAGGGCGGGCCCGAGCAGCGCGGACACGGACGGCTCGGCGATGAAACCGACGACCAGACCGGTCACCGTGATGCCCAGCTGGGCGCCGGACAGCATGAACGACAGCCTCTCGAGCACCTTCAGCGCCCGCGCGGCCCGACGGTCACCGGCCCGCGCCTCACGGGCCAGGGCGAGGCGGTCGGCGGAGACGTAGGCGAACTCCTGGGCCACGAAATAGCCCGTACCGGCGGTCAGCACGAACACGGCCAGCAGGCCCAGGACGGCGTGGGCGGCACTCACCGGCGTGACGGCCGGCAAGGGGCGCCCGGCCGTGTGCCGCGGTCGGGGTCACCGCGGCGGGACGGGCGGGGACTGTGCCCCGGGGGGTCCGTCGGTCTCGCGGACAAAGGGGTGGCTCCTCAGGTTTTCTCGGCGCTTGTCAGGACAACGCCCGGGACCCGGTGCGGGTTCCCGGCACACGGGCCTGCGCCGGAACGGGCAGCCGCTCCCGCGGCTCCCTCCGGAACGCCCACTTCATGTCCGGCTCCACGACGAACCGGAAGACCCGCCGCACAGGCGGTGTGCACAGCAGCGTCACGACGGCTCCGGCTGCCAGCGCGACGGTGACCGCACCGAGCGGGCGGTGGATCCAGCCGGGGGAGTACCAGCCCCAGTACTTGGAGCCCTGGGCGACGAAGCCGTGCAGCAGGTAGCCGTACAGCGTGCCCGCGCCCAGCGCCGTGAACCACAGCCGCCGTCCCGGCACCCAGGACAGGAAGCAGGCGACCAGCACCATCGAGAAACCGAAGGCGGCCAGTGTCATCACCGGCCCGAACCAGGCGGACGCCCCCAGCTCCTGGGCGCTGTCGCGGTGGTAGAACCAGGCCCCGGTCATCCGTGGCTCCGCCCAGTACGACACCGCGAGCGCGCACCCCAGGACCGGCAGGGCCAGCAGCCTCACCGGCCACCGCCGCACCAGCCGGAAGTGCTCCGGCCGCAGACACAGCCCCAGCACGAAGTACGGCAGGAACTGCAGGACCCGCTGCAGGTCGAGGTCGTTGCCGATGGACGGGGAGAGGGTGGCGAGGGCCGCGACGGTCAGCGCGATCGGCAGCGGCCACCGCACGCGCTGCCACAGCGGGGTGGTCAGCCGCCAGACGAACAGCGCGGCCAGGAACCACGTCAGATACAGGGGGTCAAGCAGGCTGATCGGCCGGTCCGGCACCCCGTCGGTCCAGCGGGTGAAAAGGGTGTACGCCGTCTCGAAGACGACGTACGGCACGGCCACTCCCGTCACCAGGCGTCTGACCCGCCCGGGACTCGCGTCGAAACTCCGGGAGAAGTACCCGGAGATGACGATGAACGCCGGCATGTGGAAGGCGTAGACGAAGTTGTAGAGCGCGCTGACGACCCGGCTGTCGTCGCGCAGCGGCTCCCACGCGTGGCCGATCGCCACCAGCACGATCGCCAGGTACTTGGCGTTGTCGAAGTAGGCGTCACGCTGCTTCGCCCGAGCCTCCCGCGCGCCGAGGGGAGAACCCGCCGCCTCGGGCACGGCTTCGCGGGGTGCGGCTTTCGCCGGTGCTACGGCTGTGGTCTGGGGCTGGGACATTACAGCCGCCTCACCGGTTCTGGCGTCCGTAAACCACCCGCAAAGGGTGTCGGCGGGGCTCGCGGGTTGACGGCGAGGCGCGCGGCCCGCGGTGGCAGCCGTCTCCCGACGGGCGCGAACCATCGCACGGCGAGGGGTCGGGCATTGAGTGGGGCAGCGGGGAACGGGGAATGGGGCGGGCGCTGAGCGGGACACCGGGGAATGGGGCGGCCCTTGAGCGGGGCAGCGGGGAAAAGGTGATGCCCGGCGGCTCGCCGGTTCCCTACACTCGCCACGCACCGTGCGTCGACGTGACGCGCGGACCGAGTGACGAGGGGAGACCGGCCGTGCCGTACCGCACCGCTGTCGTCGTCCCCCGCTCGCGGTACGAGGTGATCCTGGTGTCCCCGTCCGTCCGGTGCCCGCTGCGCGGCCGGTACCGGATGCCCGCGACGAGCGTCTGAACCCGCAGGCCCGCCCTGCGGTCCGCCACGTCCGGGAATCGCGCCGCCCCGCTCCACACCACCAGAAAGGCCAACGGGCCGTGCGCACCAACCTCGATGCCCTCACCACCGTCCGCAACCTCGGCATCCTCGCCCACGTCGACGCGGGCAAGACCACCGTCACCGAGCGGATCCTGTACGCCACCGGGACCACGCACCGGCGCGGCGAGGTCCACGACGGCACCACCGTCACCGACTTCGACCCGCAGGAGCGCGACCGCGGCATCACCATCTTCGCCGCGGCCGTCAGCTGCTCCTGGGACGGCCACCGGATCAACCTGATCGACACTCCGGGGCACGTCGACTTCGCCGCCGAGGTGGAACGCTCGCTCCGGGTCCTCGACGGCGCGGTCGCCGTGTTCGACGCGGTGGCCGGCGTGGAGCCGCAGAGCGAGTCGGTGTGGCGGCAGGCCGACCGGCACGGTGTGCCGAGGATCGCGTTCGTCAACAAGCGGCGTCGAGGTCAACGTCGGCCGTCCCGCGGTGAGTCACCGGGAGACCGTGGGCCGCGGGGTGTCCGGTCTGGTCTTCCGGCACGTCAAACAGGACGGCGGGGCGGGCCAGTTCGCCCATGTGGTGCTCGATGTCGAGCCGCTGGCCGAGGGGTTCGAATTCCGTTCGGCCGTTGTGGGCGGGCGAGTGCCGCAGGAGTACGTGCGCGCGGTGGAGGCCGGCTGCCGGGAGGCGCTCGGCGAGGGGCCGCTCGGCGGGCACCCGGTGACCGGGCTTCGCGTCACCCTCACCGACGGGTCGACCCACGTGAAGGACTCCTCGGACACCGCCTTCCGCACCGCGGGCAGGCTGGGCCTGCGCGAGGCCCTGCGCGCCTGCGCGATGGTCCTGCTCGAGCCCGTCGTGGAGGTCACGGTGAGCGTCCCCGAGGACGCCGTCGGCGGTGTCCTCGGCGAC
Coding sequences:
- a CDS encoding aldehyde dehydrogenase family protein, translated to MASTLTPNTSTSTLTLKSGTSWADAWQRCLTVAPEAFRDDRVLNLWADTWQADGRTLPATSPVDGSPIAGPPRLDGRTAHQAVRASLDRHRAWRHVPLDERRARVAATLDALTEHRELLALLLVWEIGKPWRLAQADVDRAIDGVRWYVDGIEPMLAGRAPLDGPVSNIASWNYPMSVLVHALLVQALAGNTVIAKTPSDGGLACLTLACALAAREGIPVTLVSGSGGELSQALVRAPEIGCVSFVGGRDTGAAVATAVADLGKRHILEQEGLNTWGIWNHSDWDALAAVVPKLFDYGKQRCTAYPRFVVQRQLFDDFLAAYLPAVRTLRVGHPLAVERPEAPFPALDFGPVINAAKAKELRDQVAEAIDRGAVPLHRGRENDARFLPGQDTSAYVQPVTLLNPPRSSPLHHAEPFGPVDTIVLVDTEAELLAAMNASNGALVATLCTDDRATFDRLAPQIRAFKVGHGTARSRGDRDELFGGFGASWRGAFVGGELLVRAVTRGPAHERLPGNFPDYHLMP
- the sucC gene encoding ADP-forming succinate--CoA ligase subunit beta translates to MDLYEHQARELFEEHGILVPRAQVTDSPKKAREIARALGGRVVVKAQVKTGGRGKAGGVKLAADPAAAELTARQILGMDIKGHTVGTVMLAQRVDIEEEFYVSYVLDRAAGTFLAIASAEGGMEIEEVAASRPEAVARIPVDPAEGVTSAKAAEIAEAAGLPAQTVDVLVRLWEVLVREDALLVEVNPLVRTKGGRILALDGKVTLDDNARFRQSRWGADDVEHGDALEAAAAAKGLNYVKLDGEVGIIGNGAGLVMSTLDVVAGCGARPANFLDIGGGASARIMAEGLSVILSDPDVKSVFVNVFGGITACDAVADGIVQALDTVRLTKPLVVRLDGNNAARGRAILDERAHPLVQQATTMDGAARRAARLATTA
- a CDS encoding thiamine pyrophosphate-binding protein, producing MPDDTQDVISGGHLVAKALKAEGVDRIYTLCGGHIIDIYDGCVDEGIEVVDVRHEQVAAHAADGYARITGRPGCAVVTAGPGTTDAVTGVANAFRAESPMLLIGGQGALTQHKMGSLQDLPHVDMMTPITKFAAAVPDTARAADMVSMAFRECYHGAPGPSFLEIPRDVLDAKVPVSRARVPRAGAYRASTRSAGDPEAIEKLADLLVHAEKPAILLGSQVWTTRGTEAAIELVRTLNIPAYMNGAGRGTLPPGDPHHFQLSRRYAFSGADVIVIVGTPFDFRMGYGKRLSPDATVVQIDLDYRTVGKNRDIDLGIVGDAGLVLKSVTEAASGRLNGGAAKRKEWLDELRAAEQTALEKRLPSLKSDASPIHPYRLVSEINDFLTEDSVYIGDGGDIVTFSGQVVQPKSPGHWMDPGPLGTLGVGVPFVLAAKQARPDKEVVALFGDGAFSLTGWDFETLVRYDLPFVGIVGNNSSMNQIRYGQKAKYGEERERVGNTLGDVHYDKFAQMLGGYGEEVRDPADIGPALRRARESGKPSLINVWVDPDAYAPGTMNQTMYK
- a CDS encoding hemolysin family protein, which codes for MSFPMALFVTVVLLIGSGFFVAAEFALVAAKRHRVEKAVAEERRGARAALDGMRELSLMLAGAQLGITVCTLGLGSVSKPAISHSLDPLLHALGLPSAVSYGIAFAVAMVVVVFLHMVVGEMAPKSWAIAHPERSAMLLAPSFRALVTAVRPLISLLDKVSNALVRLCRVTPRGEPAPVHGREQLTHLVEESRRLGLISEADSGLITRSLTEPETPVGELQVPASRITSVDGAADAEEVLRTAAGSDRTRLLVREGDRVLGSVHARDALVARARGHSASARDMARPVPELGADTTVADAIDVMRAHRASLAVVRDDTGRLTGMVTLDDLLARFLQPRAA
- the sucD gene encoding succinate--CoA ligase subunit alpha, whose translation is MAIYLTKESKVLVQGMTGGEGMKHTRRMLAAGTNVVGGVNPRKAGATVDFDERTVPVFGTVAEGIHATGADVTVAFVPPAFAKAAVVEAADAGIGLAVVITEGIPVHDSVAFTTYAKEKGTRIIGPNCPGLITPGQSNAGIIPADITKPGRIGLVSKSGTLTYQLMYELRDIGFSTCVGIGGDPVMGTTHIDCLAAFQDDPDTELIVLIGEIGGDAEERAAAYVREHVTKPVVGYIAGFTAPEGRTMGHAGAIVSGSSGTAQAKKEALEAAGVRVGGTPTETAKLVLARLEEQRSVTHG
- the frc gene encoding formyl-CoA transferase, whose translation is MTRTALEGIRVLDMTHVQSGPSATQLLAWLGADVVKLEAPTGDITRKQLRDLPDVDSLYFTMLNCNKRSITLNTKTERGKEILTELIRRSDVMVENFGPGAVDRMGFTWDRIQEINPRIVYASIKGFGDGPYTKFKAYEVVAQAMGGSMSTTGFEDGPPLATGAQIGDSGTGVHAVAGILAALFQREHTGRGQRVNVAMQHAVLNLCRVKLRDQQRLAHGPLAEYPNDDFGTEVPRSGNASGGGQPGWAVKCAPGGPNDYVYVIVQPVGWKPVSELIGRPELAEDPEWATPEARLPKLNKMFQLIEEWSSTLPKWEVLERLNAHNIPCGPILSTKEIIEDESLVANEMVVTVPHPERGEFTTVGSPLKLSDSPVEVSSSPLLGEHNEEVYVGELGLGDEELRLLKSNGVI